A DNA window from Acetobacter aceti NBRC 14818 contains the following coding sequences:
- a CDS encoding LysM peptidoglycan-binding domain-containing protein yields MKTGKTINVSASDISLWHVAAKYLGDATQANRIMSLNNLNDTWIVTVTTLTLPSYDLSQGGGINM; encoded by the coding sequence ATGAAAACCGGAAAAACAATTAATGTAAGTGCGAGTGATATTTCACTGTGGCATGTTGCCGCCAAATATTTAGGGGATGCAACACAGGCAAATAGAATTATGTCGCTTAATAACCTTAATGATACATGGATTGTAACAGTAACTACTCTTACTTTACCCAGCTACGACCTCAGTCAAGGAGGAGGTATTAATATGTAA